The Strigops habroptila isolate Jane chromosome 13, bStrHab1.2.pri, whole genome shotgun sequence genome contains a region encoding:
- the ZMYND8 gene encoding protein kinase C-binding protein 1 isoform X3 has product MDISTRSKEFSIDFPQHHLKYMHTELLRKRKEERSESLGGSQFSGFVLVPSRDPGSAERTAQKRKFPSPPHSSNGHSPQDASTSPIKKKKKPGLLNSNNKEQSELRHGPFYYMKQPLTTDPVDVVPQDGRNDFYCWVCHREGQVLCCELCPRVYHAKCLKLTAEPEGDWFCPECEKITVAECIETQSKAMTMLTIEQLSYLLKFALQKMKQPGTEPFQKPVSLDQHPDYAEYIFHPMDLCTLEKNVKKKMYGCTEAFLADAKWILHNCIIYNGGNHKLTQTAKVIIKICEHEMNEIEVCPECYLAACQKRENWFCEPCSNPHPLVWAKLKGFPFWPAKALRDKDGQVDARFFGQHDRAWVPINNCYLMSKEIPFSVKKTKSIFNSAMQEMEVYVDNIRRKFGVFNYAPFRTPYTPNNQYQMLLDPANPTAGTAKTDKQEKIKLNFDMTASPKILMSKSMLSSSTGRRISLTDMPRSPMSTNSSVHTGSDVEQDAEKKATSSHFSASEESMDFIEKNTASPAPTRTGQAGSLSGSPKPFSPQASTPISAKQERTSTPGSILNLNLDRSKAEMDLKELSESVQQQTTPVQLISPKRQIRSRFQLNLDKTIESCKAQLGINEISEAVYTAVEHSDSEDSEKSDTSDSEYSDEDQKSKNDQEDGEDKEGTRSDKESLSLKKKPKPPAQNEDKEELKSTSPEVEKTDDLVKEKAITDTEKEFSEKGKSLQHPAKEKLKGKDETDSPTVHLGLDSDSESELVIDLGDDHCGREGRKTKKDSKETPPKQDVVGKTPPSSSASTQPLPETPVLTRSAAQTPPAGVTATTSASSTVSAPSAATGSPVKKQRPLLPKETAPAVQRVVWNSSNKFQTSSQKWHMQKVQRQQQQQQSQQSQSQQPQSSQGTRYQTRQAVKAVQQKEITQSTSTSTITLVTSTQPISMVTSSGSASTLSSSVNTDLPIATASADVAADIAKYTSKMMDAIKGTMTEIYNDLSKNTTGSTIAEIRRLRIEIEKLQWLHQQELSEMKHNLELTMAEMRQSLEQERDRLIAEVKKQLELEKQQAVDETKKKQWCANCKKEAIFYCCWNTSYCDYPCQQAHWPEHMKSCTQSATATQQETDTEISTETLNKSSQPSSSAQPTPTETASTPKEKEGSADKSKESVTIATGVTSNQPIKLVQVPQTTTYIPTTQPTIVSTISSFQVCSSSVPGIKIAQYFWGVVSVCCSIKR; this is encoded by the exons aGTTCTCCATTGACTTCCCTCAACACCATTTAAAGTACATGCATACAGAGCTtttgaggaagaggaaagaagagagaagtgagagTCTGGGTGGAAgtcagttttctggttttgttcttgttccTTCTAGAG atcctggctctgctgaacgcacagcacagaaaaggaaatttccCAGCCCTCCACATTCCTCTAATGGCCACTCACCACAAGATGCATCAACAAGTcctataaaaaagaaaaagaagcctgGTCTATTGAACAGTAACAATAAAGAACAG TCAGAACTAAGACATGGTCCGTTTTACTATATGAAGCAGCCACTCACCACAGACCCTGTTGATGTTGTACCACAGGATGGACGGAATGATTTCTATTGCTGGGTTTGTCATCGGGAAGGCCAAGTCCTCTGCTGTGAACTCTGTCCTCGGGTTTATCATGCTAAGTGTCTGAAACTGACAGCGGAACCAGAGGGGGATTGGTTTTGCCCAGAATGTGAG AAAATCACAGTCGCAGAATGCATAGAAACACAGAGTAAAGCAATGACAATGCTCACCATTGAACAGCTATCATATTTACTGAAGTTTGcactacagaaaatgaaacagccaGGG ACAGAGCCATTTCAAAAGCCAGTTTCACTGGATCAACACCCAGATTATGCAGAATATATCTTTCATCCAATGGACCTTTGTACATTAGAGAAG aatgttaaaaagaaaatgtacgGTTGCACTGAAGCATTTTTGGCTGATGCCAAATGGATTTTGCACAACTGCATTATTTACAATGGGG GAAATCACAAATTGACACAAACAGCAAAAGTCATCATCAAAATCTGTGAGCATGAG atgaaTGAAATTGAAGTATGTCCGGAATGTTATTTAGCTGCTTGCCAAAAACGAGAAAATTGGTTTTGTGAGCCTTGT AGCAATCCCCACCCATTGGTCTGGGCTAAACTCAAAGGCTTTCCATTCTGGCCTGCTAAAGCACTGAGGGATAAAGATGGGCAAGTTGATGCCCGTTTCTTTGGCCAACACGACAG GGCCTGGGTTCCAATAAATAATTGCTACCTCATGTCTaaagaaattcctttttctgtgaaaaagacTAAAAGCATCTTCAATAGTGCAATGCAAGAAATGGAGGTTTATGTTGATAACATTCGTAGAAAATTTGGAGTATTTAATTACGCACCTTTCCGGACACCGTATACCCCCAACAATCAATACCAAATGTTACTGGACCCTGCAAACCCAACTGCTGGAACTGCAAAGACAGACAAACAAGAGAAAATCAAACTGAACTTTGATATGACAGCATCGCCCAAGATTCTAATGAGCAAGTCTATGCTGAGCAGTAGTACTGGTCGTAGGATTTCACTGACAGATATGCCACGGTCACCAATGAGTACAAACTCATCAGTTCACACTGGATCTGATGTTGAACAGgatgcagagaaaaaagcaacTTCCAGTCATTTTAGTGCCAGTGAAGAATCCATGGACTTTATTGAGAAAAATACAG cttctccagcacCAACAAGAACGGGTCAAGCAGGGAGCTTGTCAGGCAGCCCCAAACCTTTCTCTCCTCAAGCATCAACACCAATTTCTGCTAAGCAAGAAAGAACTTCCACTCCAGGAAGCATTCTGAATCTGAATCTTG atCGTAGCAAAGCTGAGATGGATCTGAAAGAGCTGAGTGAGTCAGTCCAACAGCAGACCACTCCTGTGCAACTCATTTCACCCAAACGACAGATACGTAGTAGGTTCCAGCTTAATCTTGACAAGACAATAGAGAGTTGTAAAGCACAACTTG GAATAAATGAAATATCTGAAGCTGTTTATACTGCAGTAGAACACAGTGACTCTGAAGATTCTGAAAAATCCGACACCAGTGACAGTGAATATAGTGATGAGGATCAGAAATCAAAGAATGATCAAGAAGATGGAGAGGACAAAGAAGGTACAAGAAGTGACAAAGAATCAttgagcttaaaaaaaaaacctaagccCCCAGCacaaaatgaagacaaagagGAACTTAAAAGCACAAGTCCAGAAGTGGAGAAAACAGATGACCTGGTCAAAGAAAAGGCAATTacagacactgaaaaagaattttctgaaaaggggaaaagtttACAGcatcctgcaaaagaaaaactgaaaggtAAAGATGAAACCGACTCCCCAACTGTGCATCTAGGACTGGACTCCGATTCGGAGAGTGAACTTGTCATCGATCTAGGAGATGATCATTGTGGCcgtgaaggaaggaaaaccaagaaagacTCTAAAGAAACTCCTCCTAAACAAGATG TTGTAGGTAAAACTCCACCTTCCTCCAGTGCAAGCACTCAGCCTCTACCAGAAACTCCAGTACTTACTCGCTCTGCAGCCCAGACTCCACCAGCTGGTGTGACAGCCACTACTAGTGCTTCTTCTACTGTTAGTGCTCCATCTGCAGCCACTGGAAGCCCCGTGAAAAAGCAGAGGCCTCTGCTGCCGAAGGAGACAGCCCCTGCTGTGCAGCGTGTGGTGTGGAATTCCTCAAATAAATTTCAGACATCTTCTCAGAAATGGCACATGCAGAAGGTGCAGagacagcagcaacagcagcagagccagcagtCTCAGTCACAGCAACCTCAGTCCTCTCAAGGGACAAGATATCAGACAAGACAAGCAGTTAAAG CTGTGCAGCAAAAAGAGATCACCCAGAGCACTTCCACTTCCACTATAACCTTGGTTACAAGTACTCAACCTATTTCTATGGTTACCAGTTCTGGATCTGCAAGTACACTTTCTTCCTCAGTTAATACAGACTTGCCAATTGCAACAGCTTCAGCTGATGTGGCTGCAGATATTGCTAAATACACTAGCAAA atgATGGATGCCATCAAAGGAACAATGACTGAAATATATAATGATCTTTCAAAAAATACTACTGGAAGTACAATAGCTGAG atCCGGCGTTTGAGGATTGAGATAGAAAAACTTCAATGGTTACATCAACAGGAACTCTCAGAAATGAAGCATAATCTAG AACTGACAATGGCTGAAATGCGTCAGAGTCTAGAACAAGAACGGGATCGTTTGATCGCTGAAGTGAAGAAGCAGCTGGaattggaaaagcagcaagcagtgGATGAAACTAAAAAGAAGCAGTGGTGTGCTAACTGCAAGAAAGAGGccattttttattgctgttggaATACTAGCTACTGTGACTATCCCTGCCAACAAGCTCACTGGCCTGAGCACATGAAATCTTGCACACAGTCAG cTACTGCAACACAGCAAGAAACAGATACTGAAATTAgcacagaaacattaaataaatcatCCCAGCCCAGTTCAAGTGCGCAGCCTACACCCACAGAAACAGCCAGCACCCCGAAGGAAAAGGAAGGTTCAGctgataaaagcaaagaaagtgtTACA aTAGCAACAGGTGTGACAAGCAACCAGCCTATAAAACTGGTCCAGGTACCGCAGACCACCACCTATATTCCAACTACTCAACCCACAATTGTAAGTACAATATCATCATTTCAAGTCTGCAGTAGTAGTGTTCCTGGCATTAAAATTGCTCAGTATTTCTGGGGGGTTGTCTCCGTCTGCTGTTCTATCAAGAGATGA
- the ZMYND8 gene encoding protein kinase C-binding protein 1 isoform X1 has product MHPQSLAEEEIKAEQEVVEGMDISTRSKEFSIDFPQHHLKYMHTELLRKRKEERSESLGGSQFSGFVLVPSRDPGSAERTAQKRKFPSPPHSSNGHSPQDASTSPIKKKKKPGLLNSNNKEQSELRHGPFYYMKQPLTTDPVDVVPQDGRNDFYCWVCHREGQVLCCELCPRVYHAKCLKLTAEPEGDWFCPECEKITVAECIETQSKAMTMLTIEQLSYLLKFALQKMKQPGTEPFQKPVSLDQHPDYAEYIFHPMDLCTLEKNVKKKMYGCTEAFLADAKWILHNCIIYNGGNHKLTQTAKVIIKICEHEMNEIEVCPECYLAACQKRENWFCEPCSNPHPLVWAKLKGFPFWPAKALRDKDGQVDARFFGQHDRAWVPINNCYLMSKEIPFSVKKTKSIFNSAMQEMEVYVDNIRRKFGVFNYAPFRTPYTPNNQYQMLLDPANPTAGTAKTDKQEKIKLNFDMTASPKILMSKSMLSSSTGRRISLTDMPRSPMSTNSSVHTGSDVEQDAEKKATSSHFSASEESMDFIEKNTASPAPTRTGQAGSLSGSPKPFSPQASTPISAKQERTSTPGSILNLNLDRSKAEMDLKELSESVQQQTTPVQLISPKRQIRSRFQLNLDKTIESCKAQLGINEISEAVYTAVEHSDSEDSEKSDTSDSEYSDEDQKSKNDQEDGEDKEGTRSDKESLSLKKKPKPPAQNEDKEELKSTSPEVEKTDDLVKEKAITDTEKEFSEKGKSLQHPAKEKLKGKDETDSPTVHLGLDSDSESELVIDLGDDHCGREGRKTKKDSKETPPKQDVVGKTPPSSSASTQPLPETPVLTRSAAQTPPAGVTATTSASSTVSAPSAATGSPVKKQRPLLPKETAPAVQRVVWNSSNKFQTSSQKWHMQKVQRQQQQQQSQQSQSQQPQSSQGTRYQTRQAVKAVQQKEITQSTSTSTITLVTSTQPISMVTSSGSASTLSSSVNTDLPIATASADVAADIAKYTSKMMDAIKGTMTEIYNDLSKNTTGSTIAEIRRLRIEIEKLQWLHQQELSEMKHNLELTMAEMRQSLEQERDRLIAEVKKQLELEKQQAVDETKKKQWCANCKKEAIFYCCWNTSYCDYPCQQAHWPEHMKSCTQSATATQQETDTEISTETLNKSSQPSSSAQPTPTETASTPKEKEGSADKSKESVTIATGVTSNQPIKLVQVPQTTTYIPTTQPTIVSTISSFQVCSSSVPGIKIAQYFWGVVSVCCSIKR; this is encoded by the exons aGTTCTCCATTGACTTCCCTCAACACCATTTAAAGTACATGCATACAGAGCTtttgaggaagaggaaagaagagagaagtgagagTCTGGGTGGAAgtcagttttctggttttgttcttgttccTTCTAGAG atcctggctctgctgaacgcacagcacagaaaaggaaatttccCAGCCCTCCACATTCCTCTAATGGCCACTCACCACAAGATGCATCAACAAGTcctataaaaaagaaaaagaagcctgGTCTATTGAACAGTAACAATAAAGAACAG TCAGAACTAAGACATGGTCCGTTTTACTATATGAAGCAGCCACTCACCACAGACCCTGTTGATGTTGTACCACAGGATGGACGGAATGATTTCTATTGCTGGGTTTGTCATCGGGAAGGCCAAGTCCTCTGCTGTGAACTCTGTCCTCGGGTTTATCATGCTAAGTGTCTGAAACTGACAGCGGAACCAGAGGGGGATTGGTTTTGCCCAGAATGTGAG AAAATCACAGTCGCAGAATGCATAGAAACACAGAGTAAAGCAATGACAATGCTCACCATTGAACAGCTATCATATTTACTGAAGTTTGcactacagaaaatgaaacagccaGGG ACAGAGCCATTTCAAAAGCCAGTTTCACTGGATCAACACCCAGATTATGCAGAATATATCTTTCATCCAATGGACCTTTGTACATTAGAGAAG aatgttaaaaagaaaatgtacgGTTGCACTGAAGCATTTTTGGCTGATGCCAAATGGATTTTGCACAACTGCATTATTTACAATGGGG GAAATCACAAATTGACACAAACAGCAAAAGTCATCATCAAAATCTGTGAGCATGAG atgaaTGAAATTGAAGTATGTCCGGAATGTTATTTAGCTGCTTGCCAAAAACGAGAAAATTGGTTTTGTGAGCCTTGT AGCAATCCCCACCCATTGGTCTGGGCTAAACTCAAAGGCTTTCCATTCTGGCCTGCTAAAGCACTGAGGGATAAAGATGGGCAAGTTGATGCCCGTTTCTTTGGCCAACACGACAG GGCCTGGGTTCCAATAAATAATTGCTACCTCATGTCTaaagaaattcctttttctgtgaaaaagacTAAAAGCATCTTCAATAGTGCAATGCAAGAAATGGAGGTTTATGTTGATAACATTCGTAGAAAATTTGGAGTATTTAATTACGCACCTTTCCGGACACCGTATACCCCCAACAATCAATACCAAATGTTACTGGACCCTGCAAACCCAACTGCTGGAACTGCAAAGACAGACAAACAAGAGAAAATCAAACTGAACTTTGATATGACAGCATCGCCCAAGATTCTAATGAGCAAGTCTATGCTGAGCAGTAGTACTGGTCGTAGGATTTCACTGACAGATATGCCACGGTCACCAATGAGTACAAACTCATCAGTTCACACTGGATCTGATGTTGAACAGgatgcagagaaaaaagcaacTTCCAGTCATTTTAGTGCCAGTGAAGAATCCATGGACTTTATTGAGAAAAATACAG cttctccagcacCAACAAGAACGGGTCAAGCAGGGAGCTTGTCAGGCAGCCCCAAACCTTTCTCTCCTCAAGCATCAACACCAATTTCTGCTAAGCAAGAAAGAACTTCCACTCCAGGAAGCATTCTGAATCTGAATCTTG atCGTAGCAAAGCTGAGATGGATCTGAAAGAGCTGAGTGAGTCAGTCCAACAGCAGACCACTCCTGTGCAACTCATTTCACCCAAACGACAGATACGTAGTAGGTTCCAGCTTAATCTTGACAAGACAATAGAGAGTTGTAAAGCACAACTTG GAATAAATGAAATATCTGAAGCTGTTTATACTGCAGTAGAACACAGTGACTCTGAAGATTCTGAAAAATCCGACACCAGTGACAGTGAATATAGTGATGAGGATCAGAAATCAAAGAATGATCAAGAAGATGGAGAGGACAAAGAAGGTACAAGAAGTGACAAAGAATCAttgagcttaaaaaaaaaacctaagccCCCAGCacaaaatgaagacaaagagGAACTTAAAAGCACAAGTCCAGAAGTGGAGAAAACAGATGACCTGGTCAAAGAAAAGGCAATTacagacactgaaaaagaattttctgaaaaggggaaaagtttACAGcatcctgcaaaagaaaaactgaaaggtAAAGATGAAACCGACTCCCCAACTGTGCATCTAGGACTGGACTCCGATTCGGAGAGTGAACTTGTCATCGATCTAGGAGATGATCATTGTGGCcgtgaaggaaggaaaaccaagaaagacTCTAAAGAAACTCCTCCTAAACAAGATG TTGTAGGTAAAACTCCACCTTCCTCCAGTGCAAGCACTCAGCCTCTACCAGAAACTCCAGTACTTACTCGCTCTGCAGCCCAGACTCCACCAGCTGGTGTGACAGCCACTACTAGTGCTTCTTCTACTGTTAGTGCTCCATCTGCAGCCACTGGAAGCCCCGTGAAAAAGCAGAGGCCTCTGCTGCCGAAGGAGACAGCCCCTGCTGTGCAGCGTGTGGTGTGGAATTCCTCAAATAAATTTCAGACATCTTCTCAGAAATGGCACATGCAGAAGGTGCAGagacagcagcaacagcagcagagccagcagtCTCAGTCACAGCAACCTCAGTCCTCTCAAGGGACAAGATATCAGACAAGACAAGCAGTTAAAG CTGTGCAGCAAAAAGAGATCACCCAGAGCACTTCCACTTCCACTATAACCTTGGTTACAAGTACTCAACCTATTTCTATGGTTACCAGTTCTGGATCTGCAAGTACACTTTCTTCCTCAGTTAATACAGACTTGCCAATTGCAACAGCTTCAGCTGATGTGGCTGCAGATATTGCTAAATACACTAGCAAA atgATGGATGCCATCAAAGGAACAATGACTGAAATATATAATGATCTTTCAAAAAATACTACTGGAAGTACAATAGCTGAG atCCGGCGTTTGAGGATTGAGATAGAAAAACTTCAATGGTTACATCAACAGGAACTCTCAGAAATGAAGCATAATCTAG AACTGACAATGGCTGAAATGCGTCAGAGTCTAGAACAAGAACGGGATCGTTTGATCGCTGAAGTGAAGAAGCAGCTGGaattggaaaagcagcaagcagtgGATGAAACTAAAAAGAAGCAGTGGTGTGCTAACTGCAAGAAAGAGGccattttttattgctgttggaATACTAGCTACTGTGACTATCCCTGCCAACAAGCTCACTGGCCTGAGCACATGAAATCTTGCACACAGTCAG cTACTGCAACACAGCAAGAAACAGATACTGAAATTAgcacagaaacattaaataaatcatCCCAGCCCAGTTCAAGTGCGCAGCCTACACCCACAGAAACAGCCAGCACCCCGAAGGAAAAGGAAGGTTCAGctgataaaagcaaagaaagtgtTACA aTAGCAACAGGTGTGACAAGCAACCAGCCTATAAAACTGGTCCAGGTACCGCAGACCACCACCTATATTCCAACTACTCAACCCACAATTGTAAGTACAATATCATCATTTCAAGTCTGCAGTAGTAGTGTTCCTGGCATTAAAATTGCTCAGTATTTCTGGGGGGTTGTCTCCGTCTGCTGTTCTATCAAGAGATGA
- the ZMYND8 gene encoding protein kinase C-binding protein 1 isoform X6, with protein MHPQSLAEEEIKAEQEVVEGMDISTRSKEFSIDFPQHHLKYMHTELLRKRKEERSESLGGSQFSGFVLVPSRDPGSAERTAQKRKFPSPPHSSNGHSPQDASTSPIKKKKKPGLLNSNNKEQSELRHGPFYYMKQPLTTDPVDVVPQDGRNDFYCWVCHREGQVLCCELCPRVYHAKCLKLTAEPEGDWFCPECEKITVAECIETQSKAMTMLTIEQLSYLLKFALQKMKQPGTEPFQKPVSLDQHPDYAEYIFHPMDLCTLEKNVKKKMYGCTEAFLADAKWILHNCIIYNGGNHKLTQTAKVIIKICEHEMNEIEVCPECYLAACQKRENWFCEPCSNPHPLVWAKLKGFPFWPAKALRDKDGQVDARFFGQHDRAWVPINNCYLMSKEIPFSVKKTKSIFNSAMQEMEVYVDNIRRKFGVFNYAPFRTPYTPNNQYQMLLDPANPTAGTAKTDKQEKIKLNFDMTASPKILMSKSMLSSSTGRRISLTDMPRSPMSTNSSVHTGSDVEQDAEKKATSSHFSASEESMDFIEKNTASPAPTRTGQAGSLSGSPKPFSPQASTPISAKQERTSTPGSILNLNLDRSKAEMDLKELSESVQQQTTPVQLISPKRQIRSRFQLNLDKTIESCKAQLGINEISEAVYTAVEHSDSEDSEKSDTSDSEYSDEDQKSKNDQEDGEDKEGTRSDKESLSLKKKPKPPAQNEDKEELKSTSPEVEKTDDLVKEKAITDTEKEFSEKGKSLQHPAKEKLKGKDETDSPTVHLGLDSDSESELVIDLGDDHCGREGRKTKKDSKETPPKQDVVGKTPPSSSASTQPLPETPVLTRSAAQTPPAGVTATTSASSTVSAPSAATGSPVKKQRPLLPKETAPAVQRVVWNSSNKFQTSSQKWHMQKVQRQQQQQQSQQSQSQQPQSSQGTRYQTRQAVKAVQQKEITQSTSTSTITLVTSTQPISMVTSSGSASTLSSSVNTDLPIATASADVAADIAKYTSKMMDAIKGTMTEIYNDLSKNTTGSTIAEIRRLRIEIEKLQWLHQQELSEMKHNLELTMAEMRQSLEQERDRLIAEVKKQLELEKQQAVDETKKKQWCANCKKEAIFYCCWNTSYCDYPCQQAHWPEHMKSCTQSATATQQETDTEISTETLNKSSQPSSSAQPTPTETASTPKEKEGSADKSKESVTTIPVVVSPSAGTVAMRTGVQYVQTTMPVQVRRV; from the exons aGTTCTCCATTGACTTCCCTCAACACCATTTAAAGTACATGCATACAGAGCTtttgaggaagaggaaagaagagagaagtgagagTCTGGGTGGAAgtcagttttctggttttgttcttgttccTTCTAGAG atcctggctctgctgaacgcacagcacagaaaaggaaatttccCAGCCCTCCACATTCCTCTAATGGCCACTCACCACAAGATGCATCAACAAGTcctataaaaaagaaaaagaagcctgGTCTATTGAACAGTAACAATAAAGAACAG TCAGAACTAAGACATGGTCCGTTTTACTATATGAAGCAGCCACTCACCACAGACCCTGTTGATGTTGTACCACAGGATGGACGGAATGATTTCTATTGCTGGGTTTGTCATCGGGAAGGCCAAGTCCTCTGCTGTGAACTCTGTCCTCGGGTTTATCATGCTAAGTGTCTGAAACTGACAGCGGAACCAGAGGGGGATTGGTTTTGCCCAGAATGTGAG AAAATCACAGTCGCAGAATGCATAGAAACACAGAGTAAAGCAATGACAATGCTCACCATTGAACAGCTATCATATTTACTGAAGTTTGcactacagaaaatgaaacagccaGGG ACAGAGCCATTTCAAAAGCCAGTTTCACTGGATCAACACCCAGATTATGCAGAATATATCTTTCATCCAATGGACCTTTGTACATTAGAGAAG aatgttaaaaagaaaatgtacgGTTGCACTGAAGCATTTTTGGCTGATGCCAAATGGATTTTGCACAACTGCATTATTTACAATGGGG GAAATCACAAATTGACACAAACAGCAAAAGTCATCATCAAAATCTGTGAGCATGAG atgaaTGAAATTGAAGTATGTCCGGAATGTTATTTAGCTGCTTGCCAAAAACGAGAAAATTGGTTTTGTGAGCCTTGT AGCAATCCCCACCCATTGGTCTGGGCTAAACTCAAAGGCTTTCCATTCTGGCCTGCTAAAGCACTGAGGGATAAAGATGGGCAAGTTGATGCCCGTTTCTTTGGCCAACACGACAG GGCCTGGGTTCCAATAAATAATTGCTACCTCATGTCTaaagaaattcctttttctgtgaaaaagacTAAAAGCATCTTCAATAGTGCAATGCAAGAAATGGAGGTTTATGTTGATAACATTCGTAGAAAATTTGGAGTATTTAATTACGCACCTTTCCGGACACCGTATACCCCCAACAATCAATACCAAATGTTACTGGACCCTGCAAACCCAACTGCTGGAACTGCAAAGACAGACAAACAAGAGAAAATCAAACTGAACTTTGATATGACAGCATCGCCCAAGATTCTAATGAGCAAGTCTATGCTGAGCAGTAGTACTGGTCGTAGGATTTCACTGACAGATATGCCACGGTCACCAATGAGTACAAACTCATCAGTTCACACTGGATCTGATGTTGAACAGgatgcagagaaaaaagcaacTTCCAGTCATTTTAGTGCCAGTGAAGAATCCATGGACTTTATTGAGAAAAATACAG cttctccagcacCAACAAGAACGGGTCAAGCAGGGAGCTTGTCAGGCAGCCCCAAACCTTTCTCTCCTCAAGCATCAACACCAATTTCTGCTAAGCAAGAAAGAACTTCCACTCCAGGAAGCATTCTGAATCTGAATCTTG atCGTAGCAAAGCTGAGATGGATCTGAAAGAGCTGAGTGAGTCAGTCCAACAGCAGACCACTCCTGTGCAACTCATTTCACCCAAACGACAGATACGTAGTAGGTTCCAGCTTAATCTTGACAAGACAATAGAGAGTTGTAAAGCACAACTTG GAATAAATGAAATATCTGAAGCTGTTTATACTGCAGTAGAACACAGTGACTCTGAAGATTCTGAAAAATCCGACACCAGTGACAGTGAATATAGTGATGAGGATCAGAAATCAAAGAATGATCAAGAAGATGGAGAGGACAAAGAAGGTACAAGAAGTGACAAAGAATCAttgagcttaaaaaaaaaacctaagccCCCAGCacaaaatgaagacaaagagGAACTTAAAAGCACAAGTCCAGAAGTGGAGAAAACAGATGACCTGGTCAAAGAAAAGGCAATTacagacactgaaaaagaattttctgaaaaggggaaaagtttACAGcatcctgcaaaagaaaaactgaaaggtAAAGATGAAACCGACTCCCCAACTGTGCATCTAGGACTGGACTCCGATTCGGAGAGTGAACTTGTCATCGATCTAGGAGATGATCATTGTGGCcgtgaaggaaggaaaaccaagaaagacTCTAAAGAAACTCCTCCTAAACAAGATG TTGTAGGTAAAACTCCACCTTCCTCCAGTGCAAGCACTCAGCCTCTACCAGAAACTCCAGTACTTACTCGCTCTGCAGCCCAGACTCCACCAGCTGGTGTGACAGCCACTACTAGTGCTTCTTCTACTGTTAGTGCTCCATCTGCAGCCACTGGAAGCCCCGTGAAAAAGCAGAGGCCTCTGCTGCCGAAGGAGACAGCCCCTGCTGTGCAGCGTGTGGTGTGGAATTCCTCAAATAAATTTCAGACATCTTCTCAGAAATGGCACATGCAGAAGGTGCAGagacagcagcaacagcagcagagccagcagtCTCAGTCACAGCAACCTCAGTCCTCTCAAGGGACAAGATATCAGACAAGACAAGCAGTTAAAG CTGTGCAGCAAAAAGAGATCACCCAGAGCACTTCCACTTCCACTATAACCTTGGTTACAAGTACTCAACCTATTTCTATGGTTACCAGTTCTGGATCTGCAAGTACACTTTCTTCCTCAGTTAATACAGACTTGCCAATTGCAACAGCTTCAGCTGATGTGGCTGCAGATATTGCTAAATACACTAGCAAA atgATGGATGCCATCAAAGGAACAATGACTGAAATATATAATGATCTTTCAAAAAATACTACTGGAAGTACAATAGCTGAG atCCGGCGTTTGAGGATTGAGATAGAAAAACTTCAATGGTTACATCAACAGGAACTCTCAGAAATGAAGCATAATCTAG AACTGACAATGGCTGAAATGCGTCAGAGTCTAGAACAAGAACGGGATCGTTTGATCGCTGAAGTGAAGAAGCAGCTGGaattggaaaagcagcaagcagtgGATGAAACTAAAAAGAAGCAGTGGTGTGCTAACTGCAAGAAAGAGGccattttttattgctgttggaATACTAGCTACTGTGACTATCCCTGCCAACAAGCTCACTGGCCTGAGCACATGAAATCTTGCACACAGTCAG cTACTGCAACACAGCAAGAAACAGATACTGAAATTAgcacagaaacattaaataaatcatCCCAGCCCAGTTCAAGTGCGCAGCCTACACCCACAGAAACAGCCAGCACCCCGAAGGAAAAGGAAGGTTCAGctgataaaagcaaagaaagtgtTACA ACCATTCCTGTAGTGGTAAGTCCTTCTGCTGGGACAGTGGCAATGCGAACTGGAGTTCAGTATGTTCAGACCACAATGCCAGTCCAAGTACGAAGAGTCTAA